In Podospora pseudopauciseta strain CBS 411.78 chromosome 3, whole genome shotgun sequence, one genomic interval encodes:
- the MET8 gene encoding Bifunctional dehydrogenase and ferrochelatase (EggNog:ENOG503NYT8; COG:H), translating to MVTLEWRFRSRLLFHPFRHRHVFFSAANPFRASITIVATAKTHGGMAESRPQEKYPAIQGGGSLMIAWQVKGKPVLVIGGGEVAAGRIVHLLNADAVVTVICPSSGLNAEVSYRVAQKQVTHVDRIFLPSDLDDKDWSMVLVAIDDPAASTQIWKLCKQKRLVANIADVPPECDFYFGSVHRDGPLQIMVSTNGKGPRLASMIRRFIAKQLPSNAGRAIEAIGELRVKLRQVAPKPEEGPKRMSWMKDVSDRYSWEEMCEMTDEDMTNLLTFYEPNRVPSFHDLRGMRASAIEAAKADVFDGSFGFSVGV from the exons ATGGTGACTCTTGAATGGCGCTTTCGATCTCGTCTGCTTTTCCACCCATTTCGCCATCGCCATGTCTTCTTTTCTGCTGCCAACCCCTTCCGTgcttccatcaccatcgtcgcGACCGCAAAGACACACGGCGGCATGGCTGAATCACGACCGCAGGAAAAGTACCCCGCCATCCAGGGCGGCGGGAGCCTGATGATTGCATGGCAGGTCAAGGGCAAACCTGTCCTTGtcatcggcggcggtgag GTAGCGGCAGGACGGAttgtccacctcctcaacgcCGATGCCGTCGTCACCGTCATCTGTCCCTCGAGCGGCCTGAACGCCGAAGTCTCGTATCGTGTCGCCCAAAAGCAGGTAACCCACGTCGACCggatcttcctcccctcgGACCTCGACGACAAGGACTGGTCTATGGTCCTCGTAGCCATCGACGATCCTGCCGCCTCGACCCAGATCTGGAAGCTGTGCAAGCAGAAGCGCCTGGTGGCCAACATTGCCGATGTCCCGCCCGAGTGCGACTTTTACTTTGGCAGCGTGCACCGCGATGGACCACTACAGATCATGGTGTCCACCAATGGCAAGGGGCCGAGGCTGGCGAGCATGATCAGACGCTTCATTGCGAAGCAGCTGCCGTCCAATGCTGGGAGGGCCATTGAGGCCATTGGCGAGCTGCGCGTCAAGCTGCGCCAGGTTGCGCCCAAGCCCGAGGAGGGCCCCAAGCGCATGTCCTGGATGAAGGACGTGAGCGACAGGTACAGCTGGGAGGAGATGTGTGAGATGACGGACGAAGACATGACCAACCTGCTCACGTTCTATGAGCCCAACAGGGTGCCAAGCTTCCATGATCTCAGGGGGATGAGAGCAAGTGCTATCGAAGCAGCCAAGGCAGATGTGTTCGACGGGTCGTTCGGGTTCAGCGTTGGTGTATGA